One Dromiciops gliroides isolate mDroGli1 chromosome 3, mDroGli1.pri, whole genome shotgun sequence DNA segment encodes these proteins:
- the LOC122746561 gene encoding LOW QUALITY PROTEIN: von Willebrand factor A domain-containing protein 5A-like (The sequence of the model RefSeq protein was modified relative to this genomic sequence to represent the inferred CDS: inserted 3 bases in 3 codons; deleted 1 base in 1 codon; substituted 1 base at 1 genomic stop codon), with the protein MNSFTMEIPCGLLTRSQKPVPLKSISVAVSIHEFVADVSATLDYKNEETDPVEAFFVFPMDEDSAVYSFQALVDGKRIVAEIQEKQQARKDYENAISQGQQAFLLEQDSSSGDIFSCSLGNLPAGXEAAVTLSYVQXLXLEADGAVRFVXPAILNPRYPLQGEEPAVACNITSEIPRVAGKELPYTFSVTANVCSAHGIEKVQSNCPLSPLQYLEDDKDSCQVSLAEGHRFDQDVEILVYYREVNTPSVSVELAQADAKPGSLMGDPAMMVSFYPSIPESQGEITGEFIFLMDRSGSMSSPVHSKGDGQLRIDSAKETLLLLLKSLPLGCFFNIYGFGSSFESFFPESVAYTQQFMEEAMKRVKNLEANLGGTEILEPLKNIYSKVCRPGYPRQLFVFTDGEVSNTRQVIAEVQRHNKDHRCFSFGIGEGASTSLIKGIARAAGGTAEFITGKDRMQPKALRSLKRALQPVVQDISLTWTLHPGLKATLLSPAPTVIFQGQRLIIYAQLKGKNASKKAAGEVCLQYTLQGAGFQNTVPFCLDPKADDKLTIHRLAAKALIQTLDGNLEDAAKEKKKVVDISLQSGVVSSHTAYIAINKELNQPIQGPLTRRDIPLPFIYFGAPSFTYSLRGGGSASHLSELSAPLTACGSPCSADGGFFKTVGSLFKKKVAVKSAVPQSCHLQMAFPQICVIGEAHSVAGDTSPPESPLLQLVSLQKADGSWELDEALASLLGVSVQTALAALPDQSKDVPRWATILAVLWMHKSSWNQREEWELLERKAVAWIQSQSDSSLGECIKAANALLKSSVDLAVFGL; encoded by the exons ATGAAT agTTTCACCATGGAAATCCCTTGTGGTCTTCTCACCCGCTCCCAGAAGCCAG TGCCTCTTAAGAGCATCTCAGTGGCTGTGTCTATCCATGAGTTTGTGGCAGATGTGTCTGCAACCCTGGACTAcaagaatgaggaaactgatcctgTGGAAGCATTCTTTGTGTTCCCCATGGATGAAGACTCTGCTGTTTATAGCTTCCAGGCCCTGGTGGATGGGAAGAGGATAGTGGCAGAAATACAAGAGAAGCAGCAGG CCAGGAAAGATTATGAGAATGCCatctcccaaggccagcaagcctTCCTTCTGGAGCAGGATAGCAGCTCC GGTGACATCTTCAGCTGCAGTCTAGGAAATTTACCAGCTG CAGAGGCTGCTGTCACTCTGAGCTATGTTCAGTAAC TCCTTGAGGCAGATGGGGCTGTTCGTTTTG CTCCAGCCATCTTGAATCCACGCTATCCCCTCCAAGGTGAGGAGCCTG CTGTGGCATGCAACATCACCTCTGAAATCCCCCGGGTTGCTGGCAAGGAGCTGCCCTATACATTTAGTGTCACTGCCAATGTCTGCTCTGCCCATGGCATTGAGAAGGTCCAGTCCAACTGTCCTCTGAGTCCCCTGCAGTACTTAGAAGATGACAAGGACAGTTG TCAGGTTTCCTTGGCTGAAGGGCATCGTTTTGATCAGGATGTTGAGATTCTGGTTTACTACAGGGAGGTGAACACACCCAGTGTCTCTGTGGAGCTGGCCCAGGCTGATGCCAAACCAG GTTCCCTCATGGGAGATCCAGCTATGATGGTGAGCTTCTACCCTAGCATCCCTGAGTCTCAGGGAGAGATCACTGGTGAATTTATCTTCCTCATGGACCGCTCAGGGAGCATGTCTTCCCCAGTGCATAGCAAAGGAGATGGCCAGTTGCGCATAGACAGTGCCAAG GAAACTCTGCTCTTGCTGCTGAAGAGTTTACCCCTTGGTTGCTTTTTCAATATCTATGGATTTGGATCCTCCTTTGAGTCATTCTTTCC AGAGAGTGTGGCATATACACAGCAGTTCATGGAGGAGGCCATGAAGAGAGTAAAGAATCTAGAAGCTAACCTGGGAGGGACTGAAATCTTAGAGCCACTGAAGAACATTTATAGCAAAGTCTGCAGGCCAGGCTACCCTCGGCAG CTCTTTGTCTTCACAGATGGAGAAGTTTCTAATACCCGACAGGTCATTGCTGAAGTTCAACGCCACAACAAGGATCACAG GTGCTTCTCCTTTGGAATTGGAGAAGGGGCTTCCACCAGCCTTATTAAAGGCATTGCTCGGGCAGCTGGGGGCACTGCAGAATTCATCACGGGCAAGGACAGAATGCAGCCCAAG GCCCTCAGGTCCCTAAAGCGAGCCCTGCAGCCGGTGGTACAGGACATCTCCCTGACCTGGACTCTGCACCCTGGGCTGAAGGCTACCTTGCTCTCTCCAGCTCCTACTGTCATCTTCCAGGGTCAGAGGTTAATCATCTATGCCCAGTTGAAAGGGAAAAATGCA TCCAAAAAGGCAGCAGGTGAGGTCTGCCTTCAATACACCCTCCAAGGTGCTGGCTTCCAGAACACAGTGCCATTCTGCCTGGATCCCAAAGCAGATGACAA ACTCACCATTCACCGCCTAGCTGCCAAGGCCCTgatccagactcttgatggaaacTTAGAGGATGctgcaaaagagaagaaaaaagtggtGGATATCAGCCTTCAGTCGGGTGTTGTCTCTTCTCACACTGCCTACATTGCTATCAATAAGGAGCTCAACCAGCCCATTCAGGGGCCCCTCACCAGGAGAGATATTCCATTGCCTTTTATATATTTTGGGGCCCCATCCTTCACATATTCTCTAAGAG GTGGTGGTTCTGCTTCCCACTTGTCTGAACTTAGTGCACCTCTCACAGCCTGTGGCTCACCATGCTCTGCTGATGGAG GATTTTTCAAAACTGTCGGCTCTCTCTTCAAAAAAAAGGTGGCTGTCAAGTCTGCTGTTCCACAGTCATGCCATTTACAAATGGCATTTCCCCAAATTTGCGTGATAGGGGAGGCGCATTCTGTAGCTGGAG ACACATCCCCTCCAGAGTCTCCACTTCTGCAGCTGGTTTCCCTCCAGAAGGCAGATGGTTCCTGGGAACTAGATGAAGCCCTGGCCTCACTTCTGGGTGTGAGTGTTCAGACTGCATTGGCTGCTTTGCCTGACCAG AGCAAAGACGTCCCACGCTGGGCCACTATCTTGGCTGTGCTGTGGATGCACAAGTCCAGTTGGAACCAGAGAGAAGAATGGGAACTTCTGGAGAGGAAGGCTGTGGCATGGATCCAGTCTCAGTCTG ATTCTTCCCTGGGTGAATGCATCAAAGCAGCCAACGCTCTCCTGAAATCATCTGTGGATCTTGCTGTCTTTGGCCTGTGA